One window of the Carassius auratus strain Wakin chromosome 20, ASM336829v1, whole genome shotgun sequence genome contains the following:
- the LOC113121074 gene encoding 5'-AMP-activated protein kinase catalytic subunit alpha-2 translates to MCSIPPPVRISHSKMAEKQKHEGRVKIGHYILGDTLGVGTFGKVKIGEHQLTGHKVAVKILNRQRIRSLDVVGKIKREIQNLKLFRHPHIIKLYQVISTPTDFFMVMEYVSGGELFDYICKHGRVEDTEVRRLFQQIISAVDYCHRHMVVHRDLKPENVLLDGNMNAKIADFGLSNMMSDGEFLRTSCGSPNYAAPEVISGRLYAGPEVDIWSCGVILYALLCGTLPFDDEHVPTLFKKIRGGVFYIPEYLNRSVASLLMLMLQVDPLKRATIKDIREHEWFKQDLPCYLFPEDPSYDATVVDEEAVREVCEKFECTEAEVLSSLYSGDPQDQLAVAYHLIIDNRRIMNQASEFYLASSPPTSSFMEEGMPLPPGVKAHPERMPPLLADSPKARCPLDALNTTRPKPLAVKKAKWHLGIRSQSKPYDIMAEVYRAMKQLEYEWKVVNPYHLRVRQKNPVTGNFVKMSLQLYQVDNRSYLLDFKSIDDDVVEHKSGSSTPQRSGSTAGLHRPRLSIDSASVSVEIPQLSSSLPGSLTGSTPLLAPRQGSHTMDFFEMCASLITTLAR, encoded by the exons ATGTGTTCAATCCCGCCTCCTGTAAGGATCTCACATAGTAAAATGGCTGAAAAGCAGAAACACGAAGGCAGGGTAAAGATAGGACACTACATCCTCGGAGACACGTTGGGAGTCGGGACATTTGGAAAAGTGAAGA TTGGAGAGCACCAGCTAACAGGACATAAAGTTGCCGTGAAGATCCTCAACAGGCAGAGGATCCGCAGTCTCGATGTCGTGGGGAAAATCAAAAGAGAGATTCAGAACCTTAAGCTCTTCAGACATCCACACATCATCAAGCT GTATCAGGTGATCAGCACTCCCACAGACTTCTTCATGGTGATGGAGTATGTGTCTGGAGGGGAACTCTTTGACTATATTTGTAAGCATGGAAGG GTGGAGGACACAGAGGTCCGACGTCTTTTCCAGCAGATCATCTCAGCGGTAGATTACTGCCACAGACACATGGTGGTGCACAGAGACCTCAAGCCTGAAAATGTTCTGCTGGATGGCAACATGAATGCCAAGATCGCTGActttg GTCTGTCGAACATGATGTCAGATGGAGAGTTCCTGAGAACGAGCTGCGGATCACCGAACTACGCTGCACCAGAGGTCATCTCAGGAAG GCTGTATGCTGGTCCAGAGGTGGACATCTGGAGCTGTGGTGTCATTCTCTATGCACTGCTCTGTGGGACTCTGCCGTTTGATGACGAGCACGTGCCCACACTCTTCAAAAAGATCCGTGGAGGGGTCTTCTACATCCCAGAATACCTCAACCGCTCCGTGGCCAGTCTACTTATGCTCATGTTGCAAGTGGACCCACTAAAGAGAGCTACTATCAAAGACATCAg AGAGCATGAGTGGTTTAAGCAGGACCTTCCTTGCTACCTCTTCCCTGAGGACCCCTCGTACGACGCCACAGTGGTGGACGAGGAGGCCGTGCGCGAGGTGTGTGAAAAGTTTGAGTGCACTGAAGCTGAAGTACTGAGCAGCCTCTACAGCGGAGACCCTCAGGACCAGCTGGCCGTGGCGTACCACCTCATCATCGACAACCGCCGCATCATGAACCAGGCCAGCGAGTTCTACCTGGCCTCCAGTCCCCCAACCAGCTCCTTCATGGAGGAGGGCATGCCTCTGCCGCCAGGGGTCAAAGCTCACCCCGAACGGATGCCCCCGCTCCTGGCCGACAGCCCAAAGGCACGGTGTCCTCTGGACGCCCTCAACACCACCCGACCCAAACCGCTGGCGGTAAAGAAAGCAAAATGGCACTTGGGCATACGGAGCCAGAGCAAACCCTACGACATCATGGCTGAGGTTTATCGTGCCATGAAACAGCTGGAGTATGAATGGAAA GTGGTGAACCCCTATCACCTGAGAGTGCGACAGAAGAATCCTGTCACTGGGAATTTTGTGAAGATGAGTCTGCAGCTCTACCAGGTGGACAATCGGAGCTACCTGCTTGATTTCAAGAGCATTGATG ATGATGTGGTCGAGCACAAGTCAGGGTCGTCGACTCCCCAGCGCTCTGGATCTACGGCTGGCCTCCATCGACCGCGGCTCAGCATCGACTCTGCGAGCGTTTCTGTTGAGATACCCCAGCTGAGCAGCTCTCTGCCGGGCTCTCTGACCGGGAGCACACCTCTGCTGGCTCCGCGGCAGGGCAGCCACACCATGGACTTCTTCGAAATGTGTGCCAGTCTCATCACTACGCTGGCTCGCTGA